The nucleotide sequence CAGCCGATCCTTCTCATGAGGCGGGAATTCCTGTGACAACGAATATTGGCACCGCCTCAAACTGGCTGACCGTTGGTGAAAACGTTTTTAGTGTGCAGGTGCATAATCAGGATAAATGGAGTTCAGACATGACGATGTCAGCCGATCTGGACATCGTAGGAACGACGACACAAGCCCTCGTACGTCACGAAAACAACTGGCAGTTTTTCATTGGCACCACCGAACCCCGAGACGCGGAACAAGCCCTGCGCGAACCAGATTTCTACGACTGGGTTGAACTCATCAACACCAATACCTCTCCCATCAATCTGAAAAACTGGGCGTTGAGCGATGACGCGACAAAACCCACCAAGTGGGTATTCCCTGATGTATCCATCGGGGCCGGAAAAACCCTGCTTGTATTTTGTTCCGGATACGATATTCGCGAGACCAATGCCCCCTATCTGCACACCAGTTTCAAACTTTCCGCCTCGGGGGAATATCTGGGTCTATTCAATGCACAGAGCGTCCCCGTTTCGCAAATTACGCCCGAATTTCCTAAGCAACCCATGTTTCATTCTTATGGCTGGGACACTGTATCCCAAAGCTACCGCTACTTCGACACCCCCACGCCCGAAGAACCCAACAGCGGTTTAACCTACTCGGGCGTCGTAGCAAATCCTATATTCAACACACCGCAGGGATTTCATACAGGCTCCGTCAACGTAGAAATCAGACAGACAGACAATGCAGACATTCGTTATACGCTGGACGGAAGTGAACCTACACTAAACCATGGAAGCGAATATAGTACGGCACTAACACTTACGTCCAACACGATAATAAGAGCCAAAGCCTTTCACACAAATGAGCTACCCTCGGAATGCATCACGGCAACCTACCTCATTGACCAACCCGCTGTCATCCAGCAGTTGCCGGTCCTGTCCATGGTCGGAGATGCCGGTCGCACATTCTATGATCCAACGGGCATTACGTCCATCAACGGAGGCAAATACACAGGGGACGATCCCGACGAATCAAAATGGTCATCCACCAATGCCGTCAACGACTACAATATCCCCATGGAACACGGCCGCCCCTTTGAACGTTTTTCAGACATGGCCTACATTCCGTCCGGCACCAATACCGCACTGCAAACGGGATGCGGCATTCGTTTCGGCGGCGGTGACTACGTACGTTCAATTACCAAGTCGGGCATATGGACCAACGGCCCCGCCTACAAGCCCTCTTTCAACCTCTATTTCCGCGACGAATACGGCGACAGCCGACTGGAAAATCTAATTATCACCAATTCTCCTATAAAAGATTACGACAACCTTCGCCTGCGAGCCGGCAACAATGACTGGTATAACCCTTTCATACGCGACGAACTCAGTCGACGTTTAGCCATGGACTGCGGCTATGCGAGCAGCATCGGATCATTCCTAAACCTATATATCAACGGGGAATACAAGGGCTATTACAATATTGTTGAAAAATACGAGACGTCCTTCTTTCAGTCGTCCTACGACAGCACCAATCTTTGGGATGTGATAAAATCATACGAGGAAATCGCCGACGGTGACGCCATTGCATGGAGATACATGCTGAACTTCTTTACCAATCAAAACCTATCCGTCAGCAGCAATTATACCACAGCCTGCTCCCTTCTGGACGTGACAAACTTCGTCGACTACCTGCTCATTGAAACCTACAGCGTCAATCCCGACTGGCCCGACAACAACTGGGCTGCGGCCAAAGAGCGCACCACCAACGGAATCTTCCGATTCTACGTATGGGACTCTGAACAATGCTTCGTCGATCATTATATATCAGGCAACTGTTTCACCCAATATCCCGCATGGTGGGATGGCGGCGGAAAAGGGTTAAACGGGCAGGATACGCCCATTGCCAACATCTATCGCGCCCTGACCAACAACTCAGACTTCAAAATGCTCTTTGCCGACCGCATCCAAAAACAATTTTTCGATAGCGGCGCACTGACCGATAAAGAGATCGCAAAGCGTTTTGTCGAACTAGAAACAACCATGCGCGATACCGTCGAAGCCACCTTCGGGACATTCCGAACGACGATAACCAATAACTGGATACCCAATCGACGCGCCATTGCCTTCCAGCAGTATACCGATGAAGGACTTTGGCCAGCACTAAGCGCACCGTCGTTTAGCACTACAAGCGGTACAGTGATGGCCGGTACATCCTTTTCCATGACCAACAACAACGGCTCCGGCACCATCTATTACACCCTCGACGGCAGCGATCCGCGTCTGTCCGGCGGCGGCATTGGCGGAACATCCTATACCACTGCGTTATCCATCGACTACAATACCATCATTCGCGCCCGCTGTTACGACAGCGGACAATGGAGCGCAGAACGCACCGTACAGCTCATTACCGACGCACAGCCAACGCTGAAAATCACTGAGATCATGTACAATCCACCAGAACCGTCTGGGGCCGAAACCAACAGCGCCTTTACCGCGCAGGATTTTGAATATGTCGAATTCAAAAATACCGGCACGAACACCATAAGCCTCATCGACATGAAGCTCACCAATGCCATAAACTTCACTTTCCCCGCCTTCACTCTGGCTCCGGGTGCATTGGTGGTCATCGCGCACAACACCAACGCTTTTACCCTGCGCTACACGAATACCAGTTTTGTTGCGGGAGCCTACGAAGGCAACCTTAACAACGCCGGGGAAACCATTAACCTGCTGGGCATCACAGGCACACAGGTTCTCACCTGCACATTCAACAACAGCTGGTATCCCCCCACCGATGGACTGGGTTATTCGCTCGTCCCCACCAACCCCGTACCCGAGGGCTCCCCCTCCGACATGGCCTACTGGCGCGTCTCCAGCGAAGTCAATGGCTCGCCTGGACACGACGATCCGACCTCAACATATATCCCGCCCCTGCTTGTCAACGAGGCACTGACCCATACCGATCTTCCTCAATCCGATGCCATTGAACTCTATAACCCCACAGCTACCAATGTATCGCTGGACGGCTGGTATCTCACCGACAACCGCGATCTGCCCACCAAATATCAGATCACTGCCGGACAAAGCGTCGATGCCCACGGCTATTGGACCATCTATGAAAACACCGGGGATACCAACAACATCCCCATCACCTGTTTCGGCAATGCCTTTGCCTTGAACTCCCACGGTGACAGCGTGTTCCTGTTCTCGCCAAACCTGCAATACAGCCACGGATTCACCTTCGAAGGGGCCGAAAACGGCATCAGCCTCGGGCGATACGAAAACAGTATTGGCACCGAGGATTTCCCCGCACAATGGAGCACAACCCTTGGAACAACCAACGACGGTCCGCGCGTGGGTCCCGTTGCCATCACCGAATTCATGTACAATCCACCCGACGGACAGCATGAATTCATCGAACTGGTCAACATCACCACCACCGATGTCATGCTCTATAACACCACCAACTCGTGGCAGCTCACCGGCATCGGATATACCTTCCCCACCAACATCATCATGCACACCAACGGCGTGGTACTGCTTGTACGAGACACCATCACCCCGGAACAATTCCGTACATCCAACAACGTCCCCGCCAATGTCCCCATCTTCACCTATAGCGGAAAACTGGATAACGGAGGCGAAACTCTTCGCCTGAAAATGCCCGACACACCCGACGAAAAAGGCGTCCCCTATATTGTCACCGATAAAATCACCTATGATGATCAGTCGCCCTGGCCCACTAATGCCGACGGATACGGCTCATCATTGGCCCGTCGCACCGTGATATCCTACGGGAATGAACCAACCAACTGGTTCGCCCAGTATCCGCCCACCATCGGCATTGCCCCACCCTTTACCCCCATCGTGATGCCAACACCCGTTCCTCCCGTTCCAACACCGACACCCTCGCCGACACCGACACCGTTCCCCACACCCGTCACAACCAACAGCACGCTGTCATGGCTCATGATTTTGTTGCTGGATTGACCTGGAAGTCATTAGGCAGGGCCAATGCTGTAAGCATAAAGAGCAATCCTGTCGGCTGTATTCCTGTATAACAAAACAATGCAAAAACAAGGCCATGTCGTGCTCTTTATGCAAGACAAAAATAATGGTTAGTCTGCTTTATTATCTTCCTATATGCAAGACGGAAATTATAGTTAGTCTGCTTTATTATCATCAAGACAAAAATTATAGTTAGCCTGCTTTTCTATCAACATGACGTGGCGAACACGGGACGGGGAGCTCTACAGTAATTGGTGGAAATAGCGGGCGTATTGATCGGTGATGACGGACCAGTCGTAGCGGGTGGCAACATAATCGTAAAGTCGCTGGCGATCGGATTCCGAAGGGGTAACGGTCAAGGCTTGTTGCAGGGCATCGATAAGTAGATCCGCATCTGCGGTATTCACCAAAAACCCTTCATTGCCTAGAATCCAGCGGGTCGTTCCATAATCGTGAACGACTGCAGGCAGACCTGAAGCCAGTGCTTCGATATAAACATTACCAAATGCTTCTTCCTGGCTCAGGTGTAAGAAAACATCGGCTGAACGATACAGCTGCGGCATGCGATCCTGTGTGACAGTAAACTGATGATAGCGACCCGGCATCAGCTGATCGGAACAGGCCTTGCATTCCGCATGCAGCGGACCGGCACCGGCGACAGCCAGATGAACATCAGGAAGGCGGGCCGTGCTGCGAATACCTTCCAGTACGTGCTTACTGGGAATGAGGGCACTTACCATGAGTATTAGCGGGACGTTCTCAGGCAGTCCAAAAGATGTGCGGTCGGGTTTAATGGATTCCGGAAAGAATCGAGAGGCCTCAATCCCATTGGGAATGACTTCACAGCACCATTGGTCTTTATTGCGCTCCTCATATTCAGGGTTGGTGCAAACCAGTGCATCGCAGTTAAACCAACGAAATTCGCTATTGGCAGCGACAGCTGGATAATCACTGTTTTCCGTTATGAACACGTGTTTTGGACAACCATTTTTGCGACCACTGCGCAACATCCAGCTGGTGAAGGGGTAACTGCACGTACAGGTGATATCGTAGTCGGCGGGTTTGTATATTTTCCGCACTCCATACATCCATGTAAACTCTTCATAGCGCACATCTGAACGAAGCACCGGTATTTTAGGCCAGCGTTCAAAGCGTTCGCGCGGAATACATTTCGCCGACAGATAGCGATACGGTCGTCCGGCCATTTCTGGACCGGAACCCATGACCGTCACATCAAAATCATCACGCTGTGCCAGTCCGGCAGCGATGGCTTCAAATGCCACTTCTGCACCGCGATGAACACGATGCAATCCGGGCAAGGCAAAGAGGACACGTATTTTGCTCATGATTTTCTCCCAAGCAACACAGAAAGTCCTCCGGCAATCTTGCCGTATTCCACCGAATCCCTGCGTCCAGTCAAACGCATCCACAATAAACGCAGAGCAAAAG is from Spartobacteria bacterium and encodes:
- a CDS encoding glycosyltransferase — translated: MERALSRPAKMLWCAGRMVGAWGLSVCFCSAFIVDAFDWTQGFGGIRQDCRRTFCVAWEKIMSKIRVLFALPGLHRVHRGAEVAFEAIAAGLAQRDDFDVTVMGSGPEMAGRPYRYLSAKCIPRERFERWPKIPVLRSDVRYEEFTWMYGVRKIYKPADYDITCTCSYPFTSWMLRSGRKNGCPKHVFITENSDYPAVAANSEFRWFNCDALVCTNPEYEERNKDQWCCEVIPNGIEASRFFPESIKPDRTSFGLPENVPLILMVSALIPSKHVLEGIRSTARLPDVHLAVAGAGPLHAECKACSDQLMPGRYHQFTVTQDRMPQLYRSADVFLHLSQEEAFGNVYIEALASGLPAVVHDYGTTRWILGNEGFLVNTADADLLIDALQQALTVTPSESDRQRLYDYVATRYDWSVITDQYARYFHQLL